The following are encoded together in the Acidobacteriota bacterium genome:
- a CDS encoding HEAT repeat domain-containing protein, with amino-acid sequence MTLRRAVVVLLNVVMLLLSVPNGVTGPTPSSSAGWMEKLGSSDPGERGRAACELGEIGSPAGAAVTALVKLLDDDTALAPGSGCGHFVFRSDSIDPAGTTPGKEAAYALAALGDTAVPQLVAALASPGATTRRNAALALGESGDPRGLSPLLAAVKDADAGVRREVAEALGQLEDPRAVPVLLPLLADRSATVKSSAVNALARFQDLRSVQPLVSALGDAEPDVRQAAASALAEIEDASAVGALIRALKDPSYKVREAAIEALTKFDDSRAVGPVAGMVKDDHWKVRAAAVEALGELQGTTGIDALISALDDPHGGVRESAAESLGHLGDARGIDPLIHAVKDADWRVRQAAAEGLAALENTRAVPALIAALEDPHWSVRQATAEALGGLGDSRALDGLAKRLGDEHWGVRQAAVEALGKLQDARSIQPLSIALKDAHAGVREAAVEALGELSDPAAAPALKTALKDVSSRVREAAQEALNDLEEKRQDDEDGGDKD; translated from the coding sequence ATGACTCTGCGTCGAGCGGTCGTCGTGCTGTTGAACGTCGTGATGCTCCTCCTCTCCGTGCCGAATGGCGTGACGGGGCCGACCCCTTCGTCGTCGGCCGGGTGGATGGAGAAGCTCGGCTCGTCCGACCCGGGAGAGCGCGGCCGGGCCGCTTGCGAGCTCGGCGAGATCGGCTCGCCGGCCGGCGCGGCGGTGACGGCTCTCGTGAAGCTGCTCGACGACGACACGGCGCTCGCCCCCGGATCGGGCTGCGGTCACTTCGTCTTCCGGAGCGACTCCATCGATCCCGCCGGCACGACCCCCGGGAAGGAGGCCGCGTACGCGCTCGCCGCCCTCGGCGACACCGCGGTGCCGCAGCTCGTCGCGGCGCTCGCCTCGCCCGGGGCGACGACCCGGCGCAACGCGGCCCTGGCCCTGGGAGAGTCCGGCGACCCGCGCGGTCTCTCACCTCTGCTCGCCGCGGTGAAGGACGCGGACGCGGGCGTGAGGCGCGAGGTCGCGGAGGCCCTCGGCCAGCTCGAGGATCCGCGCGCGGTTCCGGTGCTCCTGCCGCTGCTCGCCGATCGGAGCGCCACCGTGAAATCGTCGGCCGTCAACGCGCTGGCGCGGTTCCAGGACCTCCGGAGCGTCCAGCCGCTCGTCTCGGCGCTCGGCGACGCCGAGCCCGACGTCCGGCAGGCCGCCGCGTCGGCCCTGGCGGAGATCGAGGATGCCAGCGCCGTCGGCGCCCTGATCCGGGCGCTCAAGGACCCGAGCTACAAGGTTCGTGAGGCGGCGATCGAGGCGCTCACGAAGTTCGACGACTCGCGCGCCGTGGGACCCGTGGCCGGGATGGTGAAGGACGATCACTGGAAGGTGCGCGCCGCGGCGGTCGAGGCGCTCGGAGAGCTGCAGGGGACCACGGGGATCGACGCGCTCATCTCGGCCCTGGACGATCCGCACGGCGGCGTCCGGGAGAGCGCGGCGGAGTCTCTCGGGCACCTCGGCGACGCGCGGGGAATAGACCCGTTGATCCACGCGGTTAAGGACGCCGACTGGCGTGTGCGACAGGCGGCGGCCGAGGGGCTGGCCGCGCTCGAGAACACCCGGGCCGTCCCGGCCCTCATCGCCGCCCTCGAGGACCCGCACTGGAGCGTGCGGCAGGCCACGGCGGAGGCCCTCGGCGGCCTCGGCGACTCGCGGGCGCTCGACGGGCTCGCGAAGCGGCTCGGCGACGAGCACTGGGGCGTGCGGCAGGCGGCGGTGGAAGCTCTCGGCAAGCTCCAGGACGCCCGCTCCATCCAGCCCCTGTCGATCGCCCTCAAGGACGCGCACGCCGGCGTCCGTGAAGCGGCTGTGGAGGCGCTCGGCGAGCTCAGCGATCCGGCGGCGGCTCCGGCCCTCAAGACGGCGCTGAAGGACGTCTCGTCCCGGGTCCGGGAGGCGGCGCAGGAGGCCCTCAACGATCTCGAGGAGAAGCGGCAGGATGACGAGGACGGCGGCGACAAGGACTGA
- a CDS encoding DUF4097 family beta strand repeat protein: MKMRTALMALAALALSVGAAGAQVQIDKKKPASPSVHVQIRNSFGSLRIAGNEAKEVSVTGRLAAGAEGLEFDGDRQDFSIDVATPEDWSYGSGDDSDYRSELEIRVPSGASLDVETLNASVSITGVDGVVNVETVNGAVSAAGNPRSVQVNSVTGKVDVLAVSAEVQIESVSGAVSVKGAARSAEVTTTSGAIDVTGKDFERAQLKSTAGDIHIDGSFRGDGGVEIETFSGSVQLVVPADIAARFKMTTFSGGIESSMGPKPVRNGRRSPYMEARFATAETDFDVSVTTYSGNIILRKSGETKPPAPAK; encoded by the coding sequence ATGAAGATGAGAACGGCTCTGATGGCGCTCGCGGCGCTTGCGCTCTCCGTGGGCGCGGCGGGAGCGCAGGTCCAGATCGACAAGAAGAAGCCCGCGTCGCCGAGCGTCCACGTCCAGATCCGCAACAGCTTCGGCTCGCTCAGGATCGCCGGGAACGAGGCGAAGGAGGTCTCGGTGACCGGCCGCCTCGCCGCCGGCGCGGAAGGGCTGGAGTTCGACGGAGATCGCCAGGACTTCTCCATCGACGTCGCCACCCCCGAGGACTGGTCGTACGGCTCGGGCGACGACTCCGACTACCGGAGCGAGCTCGAGATTCGCGTGCCGAGCGGCGCGTCGCTCGACGTCGAGACGCTCAACGCCTCGGTTTCGATCACCGGCGTCGACGGCGTGGTGAACGTCGAGACGGTGAACGGCGCCGTGTCGGCCGCCGGCAATCCCAGGTCCGTCCAGGTCAATTCCGTCACGGGCAAGGTCGACGTCCTCGCGGTGTCGGCGGAGGTCCAGATCGAGAGCGTGAGCGGCGCCGTGTCCGTGAAGGGGGCGGCTCGATCCGCCGAGGTCACGACCACCAGCGGGGCGATCGACGTCACCGGAAAGGACTTCGAACGCGCGCAGCTCAAGTCGACCGCCGGCGACATCCACATCGACGGGAGCTTCCGCGGCGATGGAGGCGTCGAGATCGAAACCTTCAGCGGCTCCGTTCAGCTCGTCGTACCCGCCGACATCGCCGCGCGGTTCAAGATGACCACCTTCAGCGGCGGCATCGAGAGCTCCATGGGGCCGAAGCCGGTGAGGAATGGCCGGCGATCTCCGTACATGGAGGCTCGCTTCGCGACCGCCGAGACCGACTTCGACGTCTCGGTCACGACCTACAGCGGGAATATCATCCTCAGGAAGAGCGGCGAGACGAAGCCCCCGGCTCCGGCAAAGTGA
- a CDS encoding RNA polymerase sigma factor yields the protein MGRWVLEASPCSVSAQPEEIELVQLARSGDRSAFETLYRRNAGRIYGLCLRLTGRAAEAEDMTQEAFIRAWQKIDSFEGRSLFSSWLHRLAVNVVLNDRRGRPSPDEVEPIGDHEAIAARATTTGARAGGGDLEAAIARLPEGARHVFVLHEVYGYTHEEIAAIAGIAEGTSKAHLHRARSLLKEALKS from the coding sequence CTGGGAAGGTGGGTCCTTGAAGCGTCGCCCTGCAGCGTGAGCGCCCAGCCCGAAGAGATCGAACTCGTGCAGCTCGCAAGGAGCGGGGATCGTTCCGCCTTCGAGACGCTCTACCGGCGGAACGCCGGCAGGATCTACGGGCTCTGCCTGAGGCTGACCGGACGGGCCGCGGAGGCGGAGGACATGACGCAGGAGGCTTTCATCAGGGCGTGGCAGAAGATCGACTCGTTCGAGGGACGCAGCCTGTTCTCGTCATGGCTGCACCGGCTGGCCGTCAACGTCGTCCTCAACGATCGTCGCGGCCGGCCGAGCCCCGACGAGGTCGAGCCGATCGGAGACCACGAGGCGATCGCCGCTCGGGCCACCACGACGGGCGCGCGGGCCGGGGGCGGCGACCTCGAGGCCGCGATCGCGAGGCTTCCCGAGGGGGCTCGCCACGTCTTCGTGCTCCACGAGGTCTACGGCTACACGCACGAGGAGATCGCGGCGATCGCCGGCATCGCGGAGGGAACGTCCAAGGCGCACCTGCACCGCGCGCGGTCGCTCCTCAAGGAGGCGCTCAAGTCATGA
- the tsaD gene encoding tRNA (adenosine(37)-N6)-threonylcarbamoyltransferase complex transferase subunit TsaD, whose protein sequence is MTPDLVLGIESSCDETAAAVLETPRTIRSNVVASQIPIHRRYGGVVPDLAARQHLLAIDTVIEEALGTAGCRLEDLGAVAVTFGPGLVGCLLVGLQVAKGIAYARRLPLAGVNHLEGHIRSLFLEHADVPLPALFLVVSGGHTALYLMKKDDGRYDTLARTRDDAAGEAYDKVARILGLGYPGGPILDRLAKHGDPKRFPFGRPKMSDGSDDFSFSGYKTAALRHVETHSIARLEFMNPDDDVPRAPQAADCPQAVLDLIASFQEAVVDNLVRTTMKIAREARAAAIGLAGGVACNSRLRAAMSAAGKDAGVPVLTTSFALTTDNAAMIAAAGFSRLRRGETSGFDLNADPSAAI, encoded by the coding sequence ATGACGCCGGACCTCGTCCTCGGCATCGAGTCGTCGTGCGACGAGACGGCGGCCGCGGTCCTCGAGACGCCGCGCACGATCCGCTCGAACGTCGTCGCCTCGCAGATTCCGATCCACCGCCGGTACGGCGGCGTCGTCCCCGACCTCGCCGCGCGCCAGCACCTCCTCGCGATCGACACCGTCATCGAGGAGGCCCTGGGGACGGCCGGGTGCCGCCTCGAGGACCTCGGCGCCGTCGCCGTCACCTTCGGCCCCGGGCTCGTCGGCTGCCTTCTCGTGGGCCTCCAGGTCGCGAAGGGGATCGCGTACGCGCGGCGGCTCCCGCTGGCGGGGGTGAATCACCTCGAGGGGCACATCCGGAGCCTCTTCCTCGAGCACGCCGACGTGCCGCTTCCCGCGCTCTTCCTCGTCGTGTCCGGGGGGCACACGGCGCTCTATCTCATGAAGAAGGACGACGGGCGCTACGACACGCTCGCGCGGACGCGCGACGACGCGGCGGGGGAGGCGTACGACAAGGTCGCCCGGATCCTCGGCCTCGGTTATCCCGGCGGGCCGATCCTCGATCGCCTCGCGAAGCACGGCGACCCGAAGCGCTTCCCGTTCGGACGTCCGAAGATGAGCGACGGGAGCGACGACTTCTCCTTCTCGGGGTACAAGACGGCCGCGCTGCGCCACGTCGAGACCCATTCGATCGCGCGTCTCGAGTTCATGAACCCCGACGACGACGTCCCGCGCGCGCCGCAGGCGGCGGACTGCCCCCAGGCGGTGCTCGACCTGATCGCCTCGTTTCAGGAGGCGGTCGTCGACAACCTGGTCCGCACCACGATGAAGATCGCGCGGGAGGCGCGCGCCGCGGCGATAGGCCTCGCCGGGGGCGTCGCCTGCAATTCACGCCTGCGAGCCGCGATGTCCGCCGCGGGGAAGGACGCGGGAGTCCCCGTCCTCACGACGAGCTTCGCCCTCACGACCGACAACGCGGCGATGATCGCGGCGGCGGGCTTCAGCCGTCTCCGGCGCGGCGAGACATCCGGTTTCGACCTCAACGCCGACCCGAGCGCGGCGATCTGA
- the mtnA gene encoding S-methyl-5-thioribose-1-phosphate isomerase: protein MFKTIEWSDDGVVMIDQRRLPGEEIYVTLRTPEEVAEAIRNMTIRGAPAIGCAAAMGLALAARRAEEMRDKDFEAAFEAAVKLIGATRPTAVNLFWAIARMRAVYHQNRDGNDGPAIAALLVEEAKRIRREDEAMNRRMGEFGAGLMPDDGQVLTHCNAGALATGGFGTALGVIRAAVARGKKIRVLADETRPLLQGARLTAWELMHDGIPTTLITDNMAGHFMQKGQVASVIVGADRIAANGDTANKIGTYSVAILAKEHAIPFYVAAPFSTLDMNVATGEGIPIEERQGAEVTHLGGVAVSPRGAAVHNPAFDVTPAKYITAIITDRGVARAPFEVSLKALAAARPA from the coding sequence GTGTTCAAGACGATCGAGTGGTCCGACGACGGCGTCGTGATGATCGACCAGCGCCGCCTCCCCGGGGAGGAGATCTACGTCACGCTCCGGACGCCGGAGGAGGTCGCGGAGGCGATCCGCAACATGACCATCCGCGGGGCCCCGGCGATCGGATGCGCGGCGGCGATGGGGCTGGCGCTCGCGGCCCGCCGCGCCGAGGAGATGCGCGACAAGGACTTCGAGGCCGCGTTCGAGGCGGCGGTGAAGCTGATCGGCGCGACGCGCCCGACCGCCGTGAACCTCTTCTGGGCGATCGCGAGGATGCGCGCGGTCTACCACCAGAACCGGGACGGCAACGACGGCCCGGCGATCGCGGCGCTCCTGGTGGAGGAGGCGAAGCGGATTCGCCGCGAGGACGAGGCGATGAACCGCCGGATGGGCGAGTTCGGCGCCGGGCTCATGCCCGACGACGGCCAGGTCCTCACGCACTGCAACGCGGGAGCGCTCGCGACCGGGGGGTTCGGCACCGCGCTGGGCGTCATCCGCGCGGCCGTCGCCCGCGGGAAGAAGATCCGCGTCCTCGCCGACGAGACGCGGCCGCTCCTTCAGGGGGCCCGCCTGACCGCGTGGGAGCTGATGCACGACGGCATCCCGACGACGCTCATCACCGACAACATGGCCGGCCACTTCATGCAGAAAGGCCAGGTCGCGTCGGTGATCGTCGGCGCCGACAGGATCGCCGCAAACGGCGACACCGCCAACAAGATCGGCACCTACTCGGTCGCCATCCTCGCGAAGGAGCACGCGATCCCGTTCTACGTCGCGGCCCCCTTCTCGACGCTCGACATGAACGTCGCCACCGGGGAGGGCATCCCGATCGAGGAGCGCCAGGGGGCCGAGGTGACGCACCTCGGCGGCGTCGCCGTATCGCCACGGGGGGCCGCGGTGCACAACCCCGCATTCGACGTCACGCCGGCGAAGTACATCACCGCCATCATCACGGATCGCGGCGTGGCGCGCGCCCCGTTCGAGGTGAGCCTGAAGGCGCTGGCGGCCGCGCGCCCCGCATGA
- a CDS encoding methylmalonyl-CoA mutase, protein MPSKSDDREARRAPFSTDPALEPEAVYGPDDVSGLSPAGDLGEPGRFPFTRGVQPSMYRGRLWTMRQYAGFGTASETNGRFRYLLEQGQTGLSTAFDLPTQMGYDSDHPMSQGEVGRSGVAIDSIEDMETLLDGLPLDRISTSMTINATAAILLSLYVAVARRRGIPESALSGTVQNDILKEYAARGTYIYPPAGSMRLVIDILRFCHERMPRWNAISVSGYHIREAGSTAVQEVAFTLANGAAYLEAAKAAGLSPEKLAPRVSFFFNAHNNLLEEVAKFRAARRMWARMMRERFGCTDERAMALRFHTQTAGSSLTAQQPDNNVVRVTLQALAAVLGGTQSLHTNSRDEALSLPTEAAATIALRTQQVIAHESGAADVADPLGGSYYVEAMTSRIETLAGELMGKIDSMGGAVRAIERGFYQHEIQESAYRYQQEIEQGRRVIVGVNRFQEDGGATVPLHRVDLGLERGQADRLRDFRRRRDAEAAARGGDAPHATALRRLEAAARGRDDLVPLILEAVEAPATLGEISDALRAAFGRHQETL, encoded by the coding sequence ATGCCCTCCAAGAGCGACGACAGGGAAGCGCGCCGAGCGCCCTTCTCCACCGACCCGGCCCTCGAGCCGGAGGCCGTCTACGGCCCCGACGACGTCTCCGGCCTGAGCCCCGCAGGCGATCTCGGCGAGCCGGGACGGTTCCCTTTCACGCGCGGCGTCCAGCCGTCGATGTACCGCGGGCGGCTCTGGACGATGCGCCAGTACGCCGGCTTCGGCACCGCGAGCGAGACCAACGGCCGCTTCCGATATCTGCTCGAGCAGGGGCAGACGGGCCTGTCCACCGCCTTCGACCTGCCGACCCAGATGGGGTACGACTCCGACCACCCGATGTCCCAGGGGGAAGTTGGCCGATCGGGCGTCGCCATCGATTCGATCGAGGACATGGAGACGCTGCTCGACGGGCTGCCGCTCGATCGCATCAGCACGTCGATGACGATCAACGCGACGGCGGCGATCCTCCTCTCGCTGTACGTGGCCGTCGCGAGGAGGCGCGGCATTCCCGAGTCGGCCCTCTCGGGAACCGTGCAGAACGACATCCTGAAGGAGTACGCGGCCCGGGGCACGTACATCTACCCTCCCGCCGGGTCGATGCGCCTGGTGATCGACATCCTCCGCTTCTGCCACGAGCGGATGCCGCGATGGAACGCCATCAGCGTGAGCGGCTACCACATCCGCGAGGCCGGCTCGACCGCGGTGCAGGAGGTGGCCTTCACCCTCGCGAACGGCGCGGCGTATCTCGAGGCGGCGAAGGCCGCCGGGCTCTCCCCCGAGAAGCTCGCGCCCCGCGTCTCCTTCTTCTTCAACGCGCACAACAACCTCCTCGAGGAGGTCGCCAAGTTCCGGGCCGCGCGCCGCATGTGGGCGCGCATGATGCGCGAGCGGTTCGGCTGCACCGACGAGCGCGCGATGGCGCTTCGCTTCCACACGCAGACGGCGGGCAGCTCGCTCACCGCGCAGCAGCCCGACAACAACGTGGTCCGCGTCACGCTCCAGGCGCTCGCGGCGGTGCTGGGCGGCACGCAGAGCCTGCACACCAACTCCCGCGACGAGGCGCTCTCGCTCCCCACCGAGGCGGCCGCGACGATCGCTCTCCGGACGCAGCAGGTGATCGCGCACGAGTCGGGGGCGGCCGACGTCGCCGACCCGCTCGGCGGCTCGTACTACGTCGAGGCGATGACGAGCCGCATCGAGACCCTCGCGGGCGAGCTCATGGGAAAGATCGACTCGATGGGGGGCGCGGTGCGCGCGATCGAGCGCGGCTTCTACCAGCACGAGATCCAGGAGTCGGCGTATCGCTACCAGCAGGAGATAGAGCAGGGGCGGCGCGTCATCGTCGGCGTGAATCGTTTCCAGGAGGACGGGGGAGCGACCGTTCCGCTTCACAGGGTCGACCTCGGGCTCGAGCGGGGACAGGCCGACCGGCTTCGGGATTTTCGGCGGCGGCGCGACGCGGAGGCCGCCGCGCGCGGAGGCGACGCCCCGCACGCGACGGCGCTTCGAAGGCTCGAGGCCGCGGCGCGCGGGCGGGACGATCTCGTTCCGCTGATCCTCGAGGCCGTGGAGGCGCCCGCGACCCTCGGCGAGATCAGCGACGCGCTGCGCGCCGCGTTCGGCCGGCACCAGGAGACCCTCTGA
- a CDS encoding NRDE family protein — translation MCTVTFLPVAGGYLLAHNRDESFQRARGVPPHRHVEEGRAFVAPRDPDGRGSWIGMNDAGVTTCVLNAAETNPSRLPAAPTSRGLVLWSLLPLGSIDGVRDTLLRLRSRLGDVRAFQIVVAEPPRGRSAPAATGWMRWDGARLTSGRKDGPAIYVSSGYDQGGAERERARSWTRFVESLATGRGREEIRREARGLRSLMRSHEPAQGPLSVCMHGPHAATVSSSLVTVAGGRAALRYHDGRPCDGSAPEVVRALPLR, via the coding sequence ATGTGCACCGTCACGTTTCTCCCCGTCGCGGGCGGCTACCTGCTCGCGCACAACCGTGACGAGTCGTTCCAGCGTGCGCGCGGCGTCCCTCCGCACCGCCACGTCGAGGAGGGACGCGCCTTCGTCGCGCCTCGGGATCCCGACGGCCGGGGATCGTGGATCGGCATGAACGACGCCGGCGTCACCACCTGCGTCCTCAACGCCGCGGAAACGAATCCATCCCGCCTTCCCGCCGCGCCGACGAGCCGCGGGCTCGTCCTGTGGAGCCTGCTCCCTCTCGGCTCGATCGACGGCGTCCGCGACACGCTGCTCCGCCTGCGATCCCGGCTGGGCGACGTGCGCGCCTTCCAGATCGTCGTCGCCGAGCCGCCCCGCGGACGGAGCGCCCCCGCCGCAACGGGGTGGATGCGCTGGGACGGCGCGCGGCTGACGTCCGGTCGGAAGGATGGACCGGCGATCTACGTGTCGTCGGGGTACGACCAGGGCGGGGCGGAACGCGAGCGCGCGCGATCGTGGACGCGTTTCGTCGAATCGCTCGCGACCGGACGCGGCCGCGAGGAGATCCGTCGCGAGGCCCGGGGGCTGAGATCGTTGATGAGGTCCCACGAGCCGGCGCAGGGGCCTCTGTCGGTCTGCATGCACGGTCCGCACGCGGCGACCGTCAGCTCGAGCCTCGTGACCGTGGCCGGCGGGAGGGCGGCGCTCCGGTACCACGACGGGCGGCCGTGCGACGGGAGCGCGCCCGAGGTCGTCCGCGCGCTCCCGCTCCGTTGA
- a CDS encoding c-type cytochrome: MNSEGRWLAAGLFLALAAAAPVAAAEDKPAEQTQKNIQVLKGMPTSQIGPVMNAMRASLGVNCAFCHVVNGDKWEMDKDDKDEKKTARKMIQMVLDINRNSFGGRPAVTCNSCHRGANHPVGLIPLPAPAPAKSDEGDADEKEPAYPSAQEVVDKYVKAIGGADAAARLKTLSMKGTREGQSGKPAPLEVILAEGNRILIVGTTPNGTNTTASNGKTGWVKNPRGQHEMDADELAQFREAVKVYDPIKIATAGASMKVVATEKIAEKDAYVMRGEGPNGTRLRFYFDRQTGLLLRSFSATISLIGAIPEQTDFDDYREVAGVKIPFTIVYSNVDPWQSATRKFTEVKPNAPIDAARFDPPGAGK; this comes from the coding sequence ATGAATTCCGAAGGCAGATGGCTCGCGGCGGGGCTGTTCCTCGCGCTGGCGGCGGCCGCCCCCGTGGCGGCGGCGGAGGACAAGCCGGCCGAGCAGACCCAGAAGAACATCCAGGTGCTCAAGGGAATGCCGACCTCCCAGATCGGCCCGGTCATGAACGCGATGCGGGCCTCTCTCGGAGTCAATTGCGCCTTCTGCCACGTCGTGAACGGCGACAAGTGGGAGATGGACAAGGACGACAAGGACGAGAAGAAGACGGCGCGGAAGATGATCCAGATGGTCCTGGACATCAACAGGAACAGCTTCGGCGGCCGGCCGGCGGTGACGTGCAACAGCTGCCACCGGGGAGCGAACCATCCCGTCGGCCTCATCCCGCTTCCGGCCCCGGCCCCGGCGAAGTCCGACGAGGGGGACGCCGACGAGAAGGAGCCCGCGTACCCGTCGGCCCAGGAGGTCGTCGACAAGTATGTGAAGGCGATCGGCGGCGCCGACGCGGCGGCCAGGCTCAAGACCCTTTCGATGAAAGGGACGCGCGAGGGCCAGAGCGGCAAGCCGGCGCCCCTCGAGGTCATCCTGGCGGAAGGGAACAGGATCCTGATCGTCGGCACGACGCCGAACGGCACGAACACGACGGCTTCCAACGGGAAGACCGGCTGGGTGAAGAATCCGCGCGGGCAGCACGAGATGGACGCCGACGAGCTCGCGCAGTTCCGCGAGGCGGTGAAGGTCTACGACCCGATCAAGATCGCGACCGCCGGCGCCTCGATGAAGGTGGTCGCGACGGAGAAGATCGCCGAGAAGGACGCGTACGTGATGCGTGGCGAGGGGCCGAACGGAACGCGGCTGCGCTTCTACTTCGACAGGCAGACGGGGCTGCTCCTCCGGTCGTTCTCCGCGACGATCTCGTTGATCGGCGCCATCCCCGAGCAGACCGACTTCGACGACTACCGCGAGGTCGCCGGGGTGAAGATCCCCTTCACGATCGTCTACTCGAACGTGGATCCGTGGCAGAGCGCCACGCGGAAGTTCACCGAGGTGAAGCCGAACGCGCCGATCGATGCCGCCAGGTTCGATCCGCCCGGCGCGGGCAAGTAG